GCTCTTGGATTCAGGAAACTTGATACTGCTGAAAACCTCAAATAAACAGATTTTGTGGCAGAGTTTTGATCATCCGACGGACACCCTTTTACCCGGAATGAAACTAGGACATGATAAAGGAAACACTTGGTCATTGCAATCATGGAGAAGTGCAGATGACCCTGCCCCAGGAGCTTTTTCCCTCGAATATGATTTGGGCAGGGTCAGCCTAATCATCAACAATGGTTCTAATGCGTTCTGGATTGACGACCACTACAATGATACTATTGGTAATTTTATTCGCCGAAGTGGTATGTCTATGAACAGCTATTTCAGTTTGCCAGTTGGTAATGACTCTAGGCTGGTACTAGAAGTGTCTGGTGAGCTCAACCAGGAATATTGGTCTGATGAACAACAACATTGGGTTTCTATTCAGTCATCCAAGTGTGCTAATAACTCGTGTGGAGCCTTTTCCATCTGTAACCCGAAAGCTCGTGACCCTTGTGACTGTCTTCATGGTTTCAGGCCCTCTGATGCTGATTCTTGGAACAATGGGAACAAATCTGCTGGCTGTGTGAGGAACAAAGACTTATCGCCCTGCAGTAACGGTGCTGAATCCAACGATAAATTCAAGCAACTTTATAATGTCAAATCACCAACTTTGGACAGTCTCAGGAATATTAGTACAACAGAAGAGTGTGAAAGTACTTGTTCTAGAAACTGTTCTTGCGTTGCTTTCGCTTACTATTTGAACCGTGATTGCCAGTTGTGGCTTGGTTCGGTATTGAATTTAAAGAACGTCTCAACAGATGTGGACATTTCTGATGATAGCAGTCCAATTTTTTACCTAAGACTTGCTGCCTCAGAATTCGATATTTCTGGTAAGTTCAAGAAGCCTCGTTTTCTTTGATATAAATGTTGGAAATTTAAGTGTAgagtaaaaataagaaaattgaattatgaaaaatcTATAAACCCATTGTCATATGATTTTGGGTTAGAGTAGTGTCAATTTTTATATGTGGATTGAATTTATGCTTTTATTGATGTTGTGTCTCTCTCGTTATACTCACTTGAAAGATCCATTAATAAACACCTTTGATTTGgttttgtaagaaaaatagAATGGCTACGCTTTGTGTGGTTCTGAGAGTTAGGAAGACAGAATCCTAAGTTGTTTTTCACTCAACTGCTAGTTCTCTCTTTTCGCTTGAGTCTCTTCACTTCACAGCTTAGATAAACTTATCAGTCAACACATGGATTTTCATagttgataaattttctctgcAGGTTCGAACACAACAAGAGCAAAAGAACCGGGATATACTATTAGCAAAAATGTAATTCTGATTGTTATATTGATCTCCTTTCTAGCTTTTCTTATATTGGGCCTTTTAGTTTACTGGATTAGAAAGAAGAGGAGAAAAGGTAAGAAAGAAACAAGTTTTCCAAGTAAATTCAGAGTATGTTAACTTATGAACTAATTTTCCTCAATTTGCAGGCGAAGATTTGCTCCATTTTGATATAAGCATCAGCATGAAAGTTGAAGATTCTGAGCTTACTGAATCAGATAGGAGTGCCAAAGTCAAGAAGGAAGTGAAATTGCCTTTGTTCAGTTTCGAGAGTGTTGCAGCTGCTACTAATAATTTCTCAGATGAAAATAAACTTGGTGAGGGCGGCTTTGGACCCGTTTACAAGGCATGCTCCTAAACTCTCGGCAATTTTTTTTAGTGCAAATAATATATCCTCTTCGTATAAACAGCTTTTACTACGCCATATATGTGAGTTttacaaaagataagaaaatacaGGGTACATTATTTAATGGGGATGAGGTTGCCGTGAAAAGACTGTCACGGAGATCTGGTCAAGGATGGGAAGAGTTGAGAAATGAAGCTTTGTTAATTGCAAAACTCCAACACAACAATCTTGTTAGACTTCTTGGTTGCTGCATTGATCGAAATGAAAAGATGCTCATTTATGAGTTTATGCCTAATAAAAGTTTGGATCTTTTCCTTTTTGGTTTGTATCATCCTACTGTCTCTTAACTCTCTTAAATATCATCCCATCTCTCAAACTTAAACTTTGGTTCTGACATCTTTAATGGTGCATAGCAGATGCTACAAAGAAACAGATGCTAGATTGGGGAACAAGAATCAGAATAATCGATGGGATTGCCCAAGGAATTCTTTATCTTCATCAGTATTCCAGGTTCAGGATCATTCACCGAGATTTAAAAGCTAGCAACATATTGTTGGACAGCCATATTAATCCCAAAATATCAGATTTTGGATTGGCAAAAATATTTGGTGATAATGAGCTTCAAGCAAATACAAACCGAATAGTTGGAACATAGTAAGGCAATTAACTACAACCAGTGGTTTTCTTTACATGATCAACCATCTACTAATTAATCTACCTTATGTTCAGTGGTTACATGGCTCCTGAATATGCTCTAGAAGGACTTTTCTCAGTAAAATCTGACGTGTTTAGTTTTGGGGTCCTTTTGTTGGAGATTGTAAGTGGCAAGAAGAATACTGGCTTTTATCAAACGAGTTCCTTCAATCTTCTTGGATATGTGAGTTTCTAGGTCCCATCCATTTGTTCTTCATTTGCATGTTCACATTCAAATTGATTTCATGATTTGTGCATGCTCTAAGCCTTTTCACAAATGGTATTTATGGCCTAATGAGTTTTCTATTTCGAGAAAAGATTCATTATAGAtactatttttaacttaaaacctCAATACTATTAAAAAGTgggtttttaagcctaactcaacctcacaaaaccggcttgtaaggtgaggtttacacctcacttatatattataaattggccttatctgtagtcgatgtgagacttccaacacacctccttcacgctgaggtatagacatctcgtgcgtgatagtagaaattaatgGGTAATCTGATAGCGGTCCGACAACGAGTGGAAACAGAAATGCCCACTTAGAAgtcgctaggatagactctaacctggctctgatatcattttagaaagtgagtttttaagcctaactaaGACAATGATAAGTTTATGGTATGATTTCTTATATGGTGttcaattttctcatttttatcaaTGTGCAATTTAGACTCACTTGAATTTTGATCATACGATGAAGTATACAAAATCATAGTGCCATACCAGAGTATGCTCCAAACATTCTAATTTTGAGGTTGTTGTGTGTTAAATCTTGAAGGCTTGGGATCTTTGGACGAGAAATTCAGGACTGGATCTAATGGATAGTGCATTAGATGACAGTGATAATTTAAGTAATAACAGTCTGCATACTGTGCCAAGATATGTGAACATAGGACTTCTTTGCGTTCAAGAAAGTCCAGAAGATAGGCCAACCATGTCTGATGTTGTATCAATGATTGGGAATGACACTGTGCCCCTTCCTTCTCCTAAACCACCTGCATTCCTTAAGGTCAGAGGTGATCATAGTTCATCATTGCCCTCCTCCTCCACAGAAAGATTTTCAGTGAATGTTATGACAGATACAATTCTGGAAGCAAGATGAGTGACTATGAAACTCCTCTTCTAGTTCTTAGATTAGATTTTCTGTTTAAAGTTTTGACCATCAATTTCTATTCCCTTTCATATTTACCACCGAATCAGGTTATAATAAAGCCTGAGTCTGATTCCAACAGTTAAATGAtgtttaaaatacttatttggATGATGGATCTTGTACTTTTTTTAAGATTATAACTGATGATAGGTTGCAACATATAAGTAAAATGTTGGAACCTGGAAGCAATCTAGCTGATTTTGAATTCTTATTGCTTTATTGTTATATTGTTCCTCCATTAAATTTGggagaaatatgtttttcacaatttatgaaaaagaaatgcATCCAAGTCTCCTCTCCTTCTGTAATTATggatatcttaaattttaaatttgttgtaAATGATTGTTAAACTGTATACTTTTCCAAATactaaagcataataaaatttaattaaaagaataagatAGCTACGAGTCTACGATTTTATTcttatcattattttctttattaaattcacttattatattttaatacatgaaAAAGGAATTGTTACGAAAGAATATATATGAAGAGTATTAATGAATTATTCTAGTTAAAATAAATCACTTAAATCTAATTTCATATCCAgattatataattgtaaaaaaaaagtaaaatttgtattgtttattattaataatgtttaaaaaaattaaagttttaaactatctatttatatcaaaataacgagagtaatttataaaaaggtaaaatttaaaatatctattttttatatttataaatttaagtgtctcttttttaataagaaatattCATTTgcaaaaaattatgtttatttaattaatcatttaatGGATCtagttactttttattttttttacgtaTAAAAGTTTGTCATGTCAAGAATAAACATGGTGGACGAGACAAACATACTAATTTATCATAAGTAATAAATAGctaagaatataaatattaaattcataaaGATTTGTTGATGGAAGTCTCAGATTAGGCTCTTCAAATTTGGAATGCAttcaaagaaaagaataaaaataaactcaCAAGTTTGACTGTGCAAAATTTGGAGACTTTCACTTTCAAGGAAAGATCCGAATAAGTGCAGAAATAGAcattatcaatttaatttaaattcaaactaGAAAAGGTAAGGAGGTGACCTCTTTATGCAGCTTTTGAGTGAGTGCTTCACCCTTCACCCAGCAACTCCTCTTCTTGCATCtcctaaattataattttgccctttcaattaaatttatatgtataattaAATGTTATCCAAACTCAAATTTTTGCCAACTCAAATTTAATCAAGTTTATAAAGCATCTATATCTATCACACCTTCACTCTTCTTCATTCACTCGTTTTTCTTCCCTTGTTTGTAGTCCTTCTATTGATTGCGTGTAGTCACGGTAGTAGTTTTGTGGTGTTGGTGATGGTGGTCCTACTTTGCTGTGGAAGGTGTGTGAACTACATGGAAACTCGTTTCAAGGGCAATCAAAAGATCTCTAATTAgttgaatttgaaaaatgtCGAAACCTTAATTGAATTTTGACATTGTTGATTGTCGTAGTCAACCCAATAACTCTCATTATTGTAACCTTGACTAAATTTTACCTACTCTTGGTTGTATAGTATTTTTCACTATTCTTAGTATCTCTAGACACTTCTAGTATCTTCCAGATACACTGTCTAGTTGAGTTTAATCCACTCATGATTGTCGTAGTCAACCTAGTAACCCCTGTGACCCTGATTGATTTCACTCACTCCTAGTTAtgcagtattcttcaccactcttggtatccctatACACTCCAGGTATCCTCCAGATATAttgtctagttgagtttaacCCAATCCTGGTTGTCATAGTCAACCCAGTAACCCCCGTTATTGTGACCCTAACTGAATTTCACCCATTCCCTGGTTGTgcaatattcttcaccactTTTGATATCCCTAAACAATCTAGATATCTTCTCGATATGttgtctagttgagtttcacaCACTTCTGGTTTCCACTCGACAAACCCGTCTAGCTACCGTTTAACTTCACCAAGATAAACTTGAGAGTTTCCCCCACTCCTAGTTTTTGCTAGACACACTCGTCTAGCTACCATTTAACTCCACAAAGTTAAACGTAAAGTGTTTTTATTATCTTCAGAATTTACAATCAAAGGATTAATTATAAGTCCTTAAACGATAACTCTCGTAGAGAGGATATTTGTGCAATACAATTCAATTTAACAGACTCACAAAATTTTTCTCTCTACTCTCTTCTTACAATAAGCTTATATATCAATGAAGCTTGAGAttatctcttctttcttttaagcttttctctctctttctttcaagcttttctctctctttcttcttacACAAGAAGGTTTGGCTCTAagtacctttttcttttaatacttgttcagaacaacaaaatgttttttacaTTTTGTACCGTTCGAAGTAGAATTTGATCGTTTAGGTTTTTTACTAAGATACAAAGCAGTTAATGAAGACTTCACCGTTGAACGAAGTAGATTGTTTTGCACATGGTATCGTCTA
The Vigna angularis cultivar LongXiaoDou No.4 chromosome 5, ASM1680809v1, whole genome shotgun sequence genome window above contains:
- the LOC108340345 gene encoding G-type lectin S-receptor-like serine/threonine-protein kinase At1g11300 isoform X1; protein product: MALTSSTSTSLTLFLCLCVFCVNAVTYREILQTGQSLGTSDSVVSDSGKFELCFFTRVRDNSTKYYVGIRYKRVPNDKNKVVWVANRDYALETSSAVLTFQPGGNFVIMDGQVTYRVNKVSNNFSMYAMLLDSGNLILLKTSNKQILWQSFDHPTDTLLPGMKLGHDKGNTWSLQSWRSADDPAPGAFSLEYDLGRVSLIINNGSNAFWIDDHYNDTIGNFIRRSGMSMNSYFSLPVGNDSRLVLEVSGELNQEYWSDEQQHWVSIQSSKCANNSCGAFSICNPKARDPCDCLHGFRPSDADSWNNGNKSAGCVRNKDLSPCSNGAESNDKFKQLYNVKSPTLDSLRNISTTEECESTCSRNCSCVAFAYYLNRDCQLWLGSVLNLKNVSTDVDISDDSSPIFYLRLAASEFDISGSNTTRAKEPGYTISKNVILIVILISFLAFLILGLLVYWIRKKRRKGEDLLHFDISISMKVEDSELTESDRSAKVKKEVKLPLFSFESVAAATNNFSDENKLGEGGFGPVYKGTLFNGDEVAVKRLSRRSGQGWEELRNEALLIAKLQHNNLVRLLGCCIDRNEKMLIYEFMPNKSLDLFLFDATKKQMLDWGTRIRIIDGIAQGILYLHQYSRFRIIHRDLKASNILLDSHINPKISDFGLAKIFGDNELQANTNRIVGTYGYMAPEYALEGLFSVKSDVFSFGVLLLEIVSGKKNTGFYQTSSFNLLGYAWDLWTRNSGLDLMDSALDDSDNLSNNSLHTVPRYVNIGLLCVQESPEDRPTMSDVVSMIGNDTVPLPSPKPPAFLKVRGDHSSSLPSSSTERFSVNVMTDTILEAR
- the LOC108340345 gene encoding G-type lectin S-receptor-like serine/threonine-protein kinase At4g03230 isoform X2 is translated as MKVEDSELTESDRSAKVKKEVKLPLFSFESVAAATNNFSDENKLGEGGFGPVYKGTLFNGDEVAVKRLSRRSGQGWEELRNEALLIAKLQHNNLVRLLGCCIDRNEKMLIYEFMPNKSLDLFLFDATKKQMLDWGTRIRIIDGIAQGILYLHQYSRFRIIHRDLKASNILLDSHINPKISDFGLAKIFGDNELQANTNRIVGTYGYMAPEYALEGLFSVKSDVFSFGVLLLEIVSGKKNTGFYQTSSFNLLGYAWDLWTRNSGLDLMDSALDDSDNLSNNSLHTVPRYVNIGLLCVQESPEDRPTMSDVVSMIGNDTVPLPSPKPPAFLKVRGDHSSSLPSSSTERFSVNVMTDTILEAR